A region from the Ichthyobacterium seriolicida genome encodes:
- a CDS encoding alpha/beta fold hydrolase produces MNDILHSTVFENGKQPLVILHGLLGMSDNWLTYGKKNSEYFEVHLVDHRNHGSSFHSDEMNYTVMTEDLKRYIDHYNLSDILLMGHSMGGKVSMNFACMYPELISKLIVIDICPKKYKINFTDLFNAIHDMPLEDISSRKSAEEFMEKRISNYGIRQFILKGLYRGDDDLLAWRFNSKVLEREIVEIGKELPSSFSFEKETLFLSGEKSDYIVDADSEIIKHHFPNSKIVEIKNAGHWVQSDNPEDFSQQTDLFLRG; encoded by the coding sequence ATGAACGATATATTGCACTCGACAGTATTTGAAAACGGCAAGCAACCTCTTGTTATCTTACATGGATTATTAGGTATGTCTGATAATTGGTTGACATACGGCAAAAAAAACTCTGAATATTTTGAGGTTCACTTAGTAGATCATAGAAATCACGGCAGTAGTTTTCATTCAGATGAAATGAATTATACTGTTATGACAGAAGATTTAAAGAGGTATATAGATCATTATAATTTGTCTGATATACTTTTGATGGGGCACTCCATGGGAGGTAAAGTATCGATGAATTTTGCGTGTATGTATCCTGAGTTGATAAGCAAACTAATAGTAATAGACATTTGTCCTAAGAAATATAAAATAAATTTTACTGATCTGTTTAATGCTATACACGATATGCCTTTAGAGGATATATCATCTAGAAAATCGGCGGAGGAATTTATGGAAAAAAGAATATCAAATTATGGCATTAGACAATTTATTCTAAAGGGATTATACAGAGGAGACGACGATTTATTAGCTTGGAGATTTAATTCAAAAGTCTTGGAGAGGGAAATAGTCGAAATAGGAAAAGAATTACCTAGTTCTTTTTCTTTTGAAAAGGAAACATTATTTCTTTCGGGAGAAAAATCAGACTATATAGTAGATGCTGATTCAGAGATAATAAAACATCACTTTCCAAATAGTAAAATAGTTGAAATAAAAAATGCTGGACACTGGGTTCAATCAGATAATCCTGAAGATTTTTCACAACAAACTGATCTCTTT
- a CDS encoding pyridoxine 5'-phosphate synthase — MPTLSVNVNKIATLRNSRGGDIPNLLKVVADCESFGAQGITVHPRPDERHITYRDVYDLKDQVKTEYNIEGNPISKFIDLVLDVKPTQVTLVPDEENAITSNSGWDTVSNKSFLTEVISELKKNNIRTSVFVYPNEKDIEGAALTGADRIELYTEQYAKNYQNKDIVIKPYIQAARIANKLGLGVNAGHDLNIDNLNFFSKNIPQLLEVSIGHSLISDSIYNGLENTIKMYLTQLY; from the coding sequence ATGCCTACACTGAGTGTTAATGTAAATAAGATCGCCACGTTGAGAAATTCCCGTGGGGGAGATATTCCAAACTTACTCAAGGTAGTTGCCGACTGTGAGAGCTTTGGAGCACAAGGCATAACGGTTCATCCCAGACCAGATGAAAGACACATCACCTACAGAGATGTTTATGATTTAAAAGATCAAGTAAAAACAGAGTACAATATAGAGGGAAATCCCATATCTAAGTTTATAGACTTAGTATTAGATGTCAAACCCACACAAGTGACCTTAGTCCCTGATGAAGAAAATGCCATAACTTCAAATTCTGGTTGGGATACTGTATCGAATAAATCTTTTCTGACAGAGGTAATAAGTGAGCTAAAAAAGAATAATATTAGAACTTCTGTATTCGTATATCCAAATGAAAAAGATATAGAAGGTGCTGCCCTTACAGGTGCAGACAGGATAGAACTATACACAGAACAATACGCTAAGAATTACCAAAACAAAGATATCGTTATTAAGCCTTATATACAAGCAGCTAGAATAGCTAATAAATTAGGCTTGGGCGTAAATGCTGGACACGATTTGAATATAGACAATCTAAATTTTTTCAGTAAAAACATTCCACAACTCTTAGAAGTTTCAATTGGGCATTCTCTTATTTCTGATTCTATATACAACGGATTGGAAAATACCATTAAAATGTATTTAACACAATTATATTAA
- a CDS encoding carboxypeptidase-like regulatory domain-containing protein, protein MYHGEILDSISRLPIPSVQILNPNTYKKSIANEYGQFTINASVGDTLIISGINYYTKHVLVKESKGDEIKIFLSEKTFNLRQIVLISHNLTGILEIDVKKIKDKNISTLKKFPGFKTSEDLGNPKPAEATIFQPIDFLYDLFNSRYDEIKKLKVIRKKQAFIEKLNINFVEDLITRLSSVSKKEINEILNYCKYSKSSILELSDMEIIQSLKECYESYKLSKKGVKGN, encoded by the coding sequence ATGTATCACGGAGAAATATTAGATTCAATATCTAGATTGCCCATTCCAAGTGTACAAATTTTGAATCCAAATACTTACAAAAAAAGTATAGCCAATGAATATGGGCAATTCACTATAAATGCCTCTGTTGGAGACACTTTGATAATTTCAGGTATAAACTACTATACTAAACATGTACTTGTAAAAGAGTCTAAAGGAGATGAGATAAAAATTTTTCTATCTGAAAAAACTTTTAACTTAAGACAAATAGTTTTAATCTCACATAATCTGACAGGGATACTAGAGATAGATGTAAAAAAAATAAAGGATAAGAATATATCAACATTGAAAAAGTTTCCAGGATTTAAAACCTCTGAAGATCTAGGAAATCCCAAACCTGCCGAAGCTACTATTTTTCAACCTATAGATTTTTTATACGATTTATTTAATTCTAGGTATGATGAAATAAAAAAATTAAAAGTGATAAGAAAAAAACAGGCTTTCATAGAGAAATTAAATATTAATTTTGTCGAAGATCTAATAACTAGATTGTCTAGCGTCTCTAAAAAAGAAATAAATGAGATATTAAACTACTGTAAGTATTCAAAGTCTTCTATATTAGAGTTATCAGACATGGAAATAATACAATCTCTCAAAGAGTGTTATGAAAGTTATAAGCTATCTAAAAAAGGGGTAAAGGGAAATTAA
- the hemG gene encoding protoporphyrinogen oxidase produces the protein MDNNILDSVIVGSGISGLTLAHELHKRDKKFIIIDEIKDVGGMLQTQEIQGFPIDNSAVSASMNKELLQLIRELNLEDKVLYANSTAKKRYILRSGKLHDINFSIPGILKSSLLSLSSKIRIFKEIFIKPFNGNYDESVAQFVSRRFGKEFLDYVVNPMVAGIFSGDPKKMSLKSSFSKIYDLERIYGSIIKGLNKIAKQQSPLNRNIFSFKGGLSALTKAISDQFPPEIVQTSTRLESVEKQKDNFILTVVKNDKRKVITTKSLLLTIPSHRISRIIKWLDLSKIDDIYYSPINILTLCYNRVDIKHPLDAFGFLVPEKEKMSFLGAIWNTSIFTDKYPKDKVLFTIFIGRARNADKLANNKKQVIEDAKLEFEKIMCIERNKEVFTRVNLIEKSIPQYGIGHSNIIDYIGEIEKNNRGLYFSGNYISGISIGDCVKYNVELSAEKLA, from the coding sequence ATGGATAATAATATATTAGATTCAGTTATTGTGGGTTCAGGTATTTCGGGACTGACCCTAGCACACGAATTACATAAAAGAGATAAAAAATTTATCATTATAGACGAAATAAAAGATGTTGGAGGGATGTTACAAACCCAAGAAATTCAGGGTTTCCCTATAGATAACTCTGCTGTTTCGGCATCCATGAATAAAGAACTCTTACAACTTATAAGGGAATTAAATCTAGAAGACAAAGTATTATATGCTAATAGTACTGCAAAAAAGAGATATATATTAAGATCGGGAAAATTACATGACATAAATTTTTCAATACCTGGAATATTGAAATCTTCTCTGTTGTCTCTATCATCCAAGATTAGAATTTTTAAAGAAATATTTATAAAGCCATTTAATGGCAATTATGATGAATCCGTAGCTCAATTTGTAAGTAGACGATTTGGTAAGGAGTTTTTAGATTATGTTGTAAATCCTATGGTTGCTGGAATTTTCTCTGGAGATCCAAAAAAAATGAGTCTGAAGTCATCTTTTTCTAAAATCTACGATCTAGAACGTATCTACGGATCGATTATAAAGGGATTAAATAAGATTGCTAAACAACAAAGTCCTCTCAATAGAAATATCTTTTCATTTAAAGGAGGATTATCTGCTTTGACAAAAGCTATAAGCGATCAATTTCCTCCTGAGATAGTTCAAACCTCTACAAGATTAGAGAGTGTAGAAAAACAAAAGGATAATTTTATTTTGACAGTGGTAAAAAATGACAAGAGAAAAGTCATAACCACCAAATCTTTATTGTTGACAATTCCATCTCATAGAATAAGTAGAATTATAAAATGGTTAGACTTATCGAAAATTGATGATATTTATTATTCTCCCATAAATATTTTAACTCTGTGTTATAACAGAGTTGATATAAAACACCCTTTAGATGCTTTTGGTTTTTTAGTTCCTGAAAAAGAAAAAATGTCTTTTTTGGGAGCGATTTGGAATACATCTATTTTCACTGATAAATATCCAAAGGATAAGGTATTATTCACAATTTTTATAGGCAGAGCTAGAAATGCAGATAAATTGGCAAATAATAAAAAGCAAGTGATAGAAGATGCAAAATTAGAATTTGAAAAAATAATGTGTATCGAGAGAAATAAAGAGGTCTTTACTAGAGTAAATTTAATAGAAAAATCTATTCCTCAATACGGTATTGGTCATTCTAATATTATAGATTATATAGGTGAAATAGAAAAAAATAATAGAGGATTATATTTTTCAGGAAATTACATCAGTGGAATTTCCATAGGTGATTGTGTTAAATACAATGTAGAATTATCTGCAGAAAAATTGGCTTAG
- the lpdA gene encoding dihydrolipoyl dehydrogenase — protein sequence MNKYDVAVIGSGPGGYVAAIRCSQLGMKTAIIEKYQTLGGTCLNVGCIPSKALLDSSEHFHNAKNNFSDHGIDISELKVNISKMISRKDQVVSQTCDGINFLMKKNKIDVYHGIASFSDSKHINILKSDDSTEQIMAEKTVIATGSKPLEPSFVKIDKKRIITSTEALKLKEVPKNLLVIGGGVIGLELGSVYARLGAEVRVIEFQDSILPNMDKSVSKELQKNLKKLGFEFSLSHKVKEIVSNGDIVSVITENAKGESVEFKGDYCLISVGRRPNTKDLNLENIGVEVNDNGCIDTNEYLQTNIPNIYAIGDVVKGPMLAHKSSDEGVFVAEHISGKKPHINYNLIPSVVYTWPEVASVGFTEQQLKSNNKNYKVGSFPIRALGRARASGDIDGLVKVLSDSQTDEVMGVHIISARAADMIGEAVVAMEYRASTEDMSMISHAHPTFSEALKEASLDAMGKIAIHI from the coding sequence ATGAATAAGTATGATGTCGCTGTAATAGGTTCAGGTCCTGGTGGTTATGTAGCAGCTATTCGTTGTTCGCAGTTGGGTATGAAAACTGCTATAATAGAAAAATATCAAACATTAGGAGGTACTTGTTTAAATGTTGGTTGTATACCATCAAAAGCCCTTTTGGACTCTTCAGAGCATTTTCATAATGCTAAAAATAATTTTTCAGATCACGGAATAGATATAAGTGAATTAAAAGTGAATATCTCTAAAATGATATCTCGTAAAGATCAGGTTGTATCTCAAACTTGTGATGGGATTAATTTTTTAATGAAAAAAAATAAAATAGATGTATATCACGGCATAGCCTCTTTTAGTGATTCTAAACATATAAATATCTTAAAATCAGATGATTCTACCGAGCAAATAATGGCTGAAAAAACTGTCATAGCTACAGGTTCTAAACCCTTGGAGCCATCATTTGTAAAAATTGATAAAAAAAGGATAATAACCTCCACAGAAGCTTTGAAATTAAAGGAAGTGCCAAAAAATTTATTAGTCATAGGTGGAGGGGTTATAGGCTTGGAATTGGGGTCTGTATATGCCCGTCTAGGAGCTGAGGTTAGGGTAATAGAATTCCAAGATTCTATATTGCCTAATATGGACAAAAGTGTTTCAAAAGAATTACAAAAAAATCTAAAAAAGTTGGGCTTTGAGTTTAGCCTTTCTCACAAGGTAAAGGAGATCGTATCTAATGGTGATATAGTTAGTGTTATAACTGAAAATGCCAAAGGAGAATCTGTAGAATTTAAAGGAGATTACTGTTTGATTTCTGTAGGCAGAAGACCTAATACAAAAGACTTAAATCTTGAAAATATTGGAGTTGAGGTAAATGACAATGGGTGTATAGATACAAATGAATATTTACAAACTAATATTCCAAATATTTATGCCATAGGAGACGTGGTAAAAGGACCTATGTTGGCTCATAAATCTAGTGATGAAGGAGTCTTCGTCGCTGAGCACATATCTGGAAAAAAACCTCATATAAATTACAATTTAATCCCTTCTGTAGTTTATACTTGGCCAGAGGTTGCAAGTGTTGGTTTTACAGAGCAACAGCTCAAAAGTAATAATAAGAATTATAAAGTTGGATCTTTTCCTATTAGGGCTTTAGGAAGAGCCAGAGCTAGCGGAGATATAGATGGGTTAGTAAAGGTTTTGAGTGATTCACAAACTGATGAGGTAATGGGTGTTCATATTATAAGTGCAAGAGCTGCTGATATGATAGGAGAGGCAGTAGTTGCTATGGAATATCGCGCTTCTACAGAGGACATGTCTATGATATCTCATGCTCATCCTACTTTTTCAGAAGCTCTAAAGGAGGCCTCTCTAGATGCTATGGGCAAGATAGCTATTCATATTTAG
- a CDS encoding energy transducer TonB → MELKKNPKADVDRNRVIYIQVGLIIALLCTYIALEWKTYDKVISSLGVLSLMEEEDEIVPITQRETPPPPPPPPPPSQEIINIVEDDIKLEEELDIPDTEISEEEAVEIIDEEEVDEVFNFMVVEDQPVFPGCEDVPKKDRYMCFQKGIMNFIRKNFVYPEIAKEMGIQGKVIVGFVIKKDGNVSDIRVIRGVDKHLDQEAIRLISKLPRIMPAKQRGKPVKVTFNLPVFFKLQ, encoded by the coding sequence ATGGAATTAAAAAAGAATCCAAAAGCAGACGTAGACAGAAATAGAGTTATTTATATACAAGTTGGACTCATAATTGCTTTGTTATGTACTTATATAGCTCTAGAATGGAAGACTTATGATAAGGTTATTAGCAGTCTTGGTGTCTTATCTCTTATGGAAGAGGAAGATGAGATTGTACCAATTACACAAAGGGAAACTCCCCCACCTCCGCCGCCACCACCGCCACCTTCTCAAGAAATCATAAATATTGTAGAAGACGACATAAAACTAGAGGAAGAATTAGATATCCCAGATACTGAAATTAGCGAAGAGGAAGCTGTAGAGATAATAGATGAAGAAGAGGTAGATGAGGTATTCAATTTTATGGTTGTTGAAGATCAGCCTGTATTTCCTGGATGTGAAGACGTACCAAAAAAAGATAGGTATATGTGTTTTCAAAAGGGAATAATGAATTTTATTAGAAAGAACTTTGTGTATCCAGAGATAGCTAAAGAGATGGGAATACAAGGGAAAGTTATAGTTGGCTTTGTAATAAAAAAAGATGGAAATGTATCTGACATACGCGTTATTAGAGGAGTAGATAAACATTTAGATCAAGAGGCTATTAGACTTATCAGCAAATTACCACGTATAATGCCAGCTAAACAAAGGGGGAAGCCTGTTAAAGTAACATTTAACTTACCTGTATTCTTTAAATTACAATGA
- a CDS encoding Rne/Rng family ribonuclease, with the protein MGVDLILKGNSEKVNIALLEDGRLIELHVEDSKKEFSVGDIYIGRVKKLLPSLNAAFVNIGTKKDAFIHYQEVGREIDAYAEFYTNIKEGKENPYPILEKSSASVPEGNISDVLEQGQDILVQIVKEPISTKGARLTAELLIAGRYLILVPFSNKVSISQKIKSSSERKRLKKLLLSIKPKDFGIIVRTFAKDKKVSDLDTDLNSLVRKWDKLTQNIREKTAPSNVMKELDKASVILRDIFSDNFDKIISDDKELCREIDEHLKIIAPDKKNIVKYFNSSVPIFEKFGVERQIKTSFGKTVSLTKGVYLVIEHTEAMHIIDVNSGNRIKFEEDDREQGILDINLIAASEIARQLKLRDMGGIIIIDFIDMKSKENRDSLFSFFSEEMKKDRAKHKILPITKFGLMQITRQRVRSEMNINISDSSNAREIETPIVLIDHIYDNLRNVILYKKHKGIININVHPFIASYIKSGFFSLRMKWILDLKRIIKIIPMYSYDVTQYTISDKNGVEITI; encoded by the coding sequence GTGGGAGTAGATCTTATTCTAAAAGGAAATTCGGAGAAAGTTAACATAGCTCTGTTAGAGGACGGTAGATTGATAGAACTTCATGTAGAAGATTCAAAAAAAGAGTTTTCTGTTGGAGATATATACATAGGGAGAGTTAAGAAATTATTACCTAGCCTCAATGCTGCTTTCGTAAATATCGGAACTAAAAAAGATGCCTTTATTCATTATCAAGAAGTAGGTAGGGAGATAGATGCTTACGCTGAGTTTTATACTAATATCAAGGAAGGCAAAGAAAACCCATATCCTATATTAGAAAAAAGCTCTGCTTCGGTGCCAGAGGGTAATATTTCCGATGTCCTTGAACAAGGACAAGATATTTTGGTGCAAATAGTAAAAGAACCCATATCTACCAAGGGAGCCAGATTGACTGCTGAATTATTAATAGCTGGCAGGTATTTGATATTAGTGCCATTTTCAAATAAGGTTTCTATATCGCAAAAAATCAAGAGTTCTTCTGAAAGAAAAAGGTTGAAAAAACTATTACTAAGTATAAAACCTAAAGATTTTGGTATTATTGTTAGAACCTTTGCAAAGGACAAAAAAGTTTCAGATCTAGATACGGATTTAAACAGTCTGGTTAGAAAATGGGACAAATTAACTCAAAATATCAGAGAAAAAACTGCTCCTTCTAATGTGATGAAGGAATTAGATAAGGCGTCGGTTATATTAAGGGACATATTTAGTGATAATTTTGACAAAATAATTTCCGACGATAAAGAATTATGCAGAGAGATAGATGAACATTTAAAAATAATAGCTCCTGATAAGAAGAATATTGTAAAATATTTTAACTCTTCTGTTCCCATTTTCGAAAAATTTGGCGTAGAAAGACAAATCAAAACTTCTTTTGGAAAAACAGTTTCCCTAACAAAAGGTGTATATCTAGTAATAGAGCATACTGAAGCTATGCATATAATAGATGTCAATAGTGGAAATAGAATCAAATTTGAAGAGGACGATAGAGAGCAAGGGATCTTAGATATAAATCTCATAGCGGCTTCTGAGATTGCAAGGCAGTTAAAGCTAAGAGATATGGGAGGAATTATAATTATAGATTTCATAGATATGAAATCAAAAGAAAATAGAGATAGTCTATTCAGTTTCTTTAGTGAAGAAATGAAAAAGGACAGGGCAAAGCATAAGATACTTCCTATAACAAAATTTGGCCTTATGCAAATCACTCGTCAAAGGGTGAGATCTGAGATGAATATAAATATATCTGATTCATCTAACGCAAGAGAAATAGAAACACCAATAGTATTGATAGATCACATCTATGATAACTTAAGAAATGTTATTCTTTACAAGAAGCACAAGGGAATTATCAATATAAACGTACACCCATTTATAGCATCTTATATAAAGAGCGGATTCTTCTCGCTAAGAATGAAATGGATTTTAGATTTAAAGAGGATCATCAAAATAATACCTATGTATTCTTATGACGTTACTCAGTATACCATTTCTGATAAAAATGGGGTTGAAATAACTATATAA
- a CDS encoding HU family DNA-binding protein, whose translation MRKSDLISNICSNTGMEKREVSVVVESFMSEIKDSLAGGDNVYLRGFGSFVIKQRAEKLARNISKNTTIIVPQRSVPVFKASKEFKDIVKNTSKK comes from the coding sequence ATGAGAAAATCAGATTTGATATCAAATATTTGCAGCAACACTGGTATGGAAAAAAGAGAAGTATCTGTGGTTGTGGAAAGTTTTATGTCGGAGATAAAAGATTCTTTAGCGGGGGGGGATAACGTTTATCTAAGAGGGTTTGGAAGTTTTGTAATTAAACAAAGAGCCGAAAAGTTAGCTAGAAATATTAGTAAAAATACAACGATTATAGTTCCTCAACGTAGTGTTCCAGTATTCAAAGCGAGTAAAGAATTTAAAGATATTGTTAAAAATACAAGTAAAAAATAA